The following coding sequences lie in one Megalodesulfovibrio gigas DSM 1382 = ATCC 19364 genomic window:
- a CDS encoding BMP family ABC transporter substrate-binding protein, with protein MNIRLVVSVVLAGMLLMASCSDTPETPSPPKSPAAAPSAAPPAPGGAAHKVCLAISSDGLGDSGYNDMQYAALVAGRARHEFVMDITTLQDNQPDPAGLALGQLLERNCTVVIAGQGWSMLAAVERLAPQHPQVRFFVVDATPAVFAPNVAGSRFHVEEAAFQAGYLAAAVSTTKALASVGGAAAPAVLDFIQGFEAGAIYQNPRCALHRIFLSEANPEANPWNSPAKAQAVAQALAREHKVDVLFAVAGGSNTGVFRAATEGGLRAVGVDTDQDHLAKGVILTSVMKRVDVALENVLDAIMSNTFENKQYSFSLRNGGVGLSPMTYTRAALPPKLPAELDEIRRRIIAGDILVPASQ; from the coding sequence ATGAACATTCGACTCGTCGTGTCTGTCGTGCTTGCCGGGATGCTGCTGATGGCATCCTGCTCCGATACCCCGGAAACGCCGAGCCCGCCGAAGTCGCCGGCCGCCGCGCCATCGGCCGCCCCGCCTGCCCCTGGCGGCGCAGCGCACAAGGTGTGTCTGGCCATCTCCTCGGACGGACTGGGGGACAGCGGCTACAACGACATGCAATACGCCGCCCTGGTGGCGGGCCGCGCCAGGCATGAATTTGTCATGGACATCACCACCCTGCAGGACAACCAGCCGGATCCCGCCGGTCTGGCCCTGGGGCAACTGCTGGAACGCAACTGCACGGTGGTGATTGCCGGGCAGGGCTGGTCCATGCTGGCCGCCGTGGAACGTCTGGCGCCGCAGCATCCGCAGGTGCGCTTCTTCGTGGTGGACGCCACCCCCGCCGTTTTCGCGCCCAACGTGGCCGGCTCGCGCTTTCATGTGGAGGAAGCGGCGTTCCAGGCCGGGTATCTGGCGGCAGCCGTCTCCACCACCAAGGCCCTGGCCAGTGTGGGCGGGGCGGCAGCGCCGGCGGTGCTGGACTTCATCCAGGGCTTCGAGGCCGGAGCCATCTACCAGAATCCTCGCTGCGCCCTGCATCGCATCTTCCTGAGCGAGGCCAATCCCGAGGCCAATCCCTGGAACAGCCCGGCCAAGGCCCAGGCCGTGGCGCAGGCCCTGGCCCGGGAGCACAAGGTGGATGTGCTGTTCGCCGTGGCCGGAGGATCCAACACGGGCGTGTTCCGGGCTGCCACGGAAGGCGGCCTGCGGGCTGTGGGGGTGGATACGGATCAGGATCACCTGGCCAAGGGGGTCATTCTGACCAGCGTGATGAAGCGCGTGGATGTGGCCCTGGAAAACGTGCTGGACGCCATCATGTCCAACACCTTCGAGAACAAGCAATATTCCTTTTCCTTGCGCAACGGCGGGGTGGGCCTCTCGCCCATGACCTACACCCGCGCCGCCCTGCCGCCGAAGCTGCCGGCCGAGCTGGACGAGATCCGCCGCAGGATCATCGCCGGCGATATTCTGGTCCCGGCGTCGCAATAG
- a CDS encoding TetR/AcrR family transcriptional regulator, whose translation MPPYTNMHTRSLQQLQQPRREVQDSTRDRILKAGEAIFLEKGFQKATIRDICSAAKANVAAVNYHFQDKDGLYIAVVAGLLDRGALRYPLDRGLQEDPSPEDRLRIMIYNILCRLFCNDQGDYNEVHGRFVLEALFGDSPHIGVLVDSFIRPSQAYLRTIIEAVLEGCSKAAADDEAVLSRCAMSLFAQAVYYVYAHNFEKHLDDGRCRDLQDLERLADHITTFSVAGIRAVGLTAHGSNAAV comes from the coding sequence ATGCCCCCATATACCAACATGCACACCAGAAGCCTGCAGCAACTCCAGCAGCCTCGCCGCGAGGTCCAGGATTCCACCCGTGACCGCATTCTCAAGGCGGGGGAGGCCATTTTTTTGGAAAAGGGATTCCAGAAGGCCACCATTCGGGACATCTGCAGCGCAGCCAAGGCCAATGTGGCGGCGGTGAACTATCATTTTCAGGACAAGGATGGGCTGTATATCGCCGTGGTGGCCGGCCTGCTGGACCGCGGCGCGCTTCGGTATCCGCTGGACCGCGGCCTGCAGGAGGATCCCAGCCCGGAAGATCGGCTGCGGATCATGATTTACAACATTCTGTGCCGGCTGTTCTGCAACGACCAGGGGGACTACAACGAGGTGCACGGCCGCTTTGTGCTGGAAGCCCTGTTCGGCGACTCCCCACACATCGGGGTGCTGGTGGACAGCTTTATCCGGCCGTCCCAGGCGTATCTGCGCACCATCATCGAAGCCGTGCTTGAAGGATGCAGCAAGGCTGCCGCGGATGACGAAGCGGTGCTTTCGCGTTGCGCCATGAGTCTGTTCGCTCAGGCCGTGTATTACGTGTACGCCCACAATTTTGAAAAACATCTGGATGACGGCCGCTGCCGGGATCTGCAGGATCTCGAACGGCTTGCCGATCATATCACCACTTTTTCCGTGGCAGGCATCCGGGCCGTGGGCCTGACTGCCCATGGCAGCAACGCTGCCGTCTAG
- a CDS encoding efflux RND transporter periplasmic adaptor subunit: MLMLAGCCVMALSFLSGCGETPSHAQTAQENATAAAAPSRTVNVQVEPVAPRPFKDILILPGQTEALQDVRLAMDAEGRVDWVGVEKGDLVQKGQELLRLDADLVAAQLAKAKADLALKQDLATRRQSLFQQAVLSKEEHDQALTELAVAKATVTEAETALSRTVIRAPFTGRINNVTVDPGEYVVKGEPVIEMVNVSTIRVTVSVPEMDVRHLNVGQEVAVSIDAHGADRWDGVVDFVAWKADDATKTFEVRVVVDNKDGRIRPGMASRVAFVRRDIPDALTAPLFAVVDRGGERLLYVAQDGVARARQIVIGHIAQDRVQVLEGLAAGDWLIVTGHKDVEDGMPVTVQNMPLAARENTATPQVVAQ; the protein is encoded by the coding sequence ATGCTCATGTTGGCTGGCTGCTGTGTAATGGCCCTTTCGTTCCTTTCCGGCTGCGGCGAGACCCCTTCGCACGCACAGACGGCCCAGGAAAACGCCACTGCGGCCGCTGCCCCGTCCCGCACCGTGAATGTGCAGGTGGAGCCGGTGGCGCCGCGTCCCTTCAAGGATATCCTGATTCTGCCCGGCCAGACCGAGGCCCTGCAGGATGTCCGGCTGGCCATGGACGCCGAGGGCCGCGTGGACTGGGTGGGCGTGGAAAAGGGCGACCTGGTGCAAAAAGGCCAGGAGCTCCTGCGCCTGGATGCCGACCTGGTGGCCGCCCAGCTGGCCAAGGCCAAGGCGGATCTGGCCCTCAAGCAGGATTTGGCCACCCGGCGGCAGTCGCTCTTTCAGCAGGCCGTGTTGTCCAAGGAAGAGCATGATCAGGCCCTCACCGAGCTGGCTGTGGCCAAAGCCACGGTGACCGAGGCGGAAACGGCGCTGTCGCGCACCGTCATCCGTGCGCCGTTCACGGGACGCATCAACAACGTCACGGTTGATCCTGGCGAATACGTGGTCAAGGGTGAACCGGTAATCGAGATGGTCAACGTCTCCACCATCCGCGTCACCGTGAGTGTGCCGGAGATGGATGTGCGCCACCTGAACGTGGGGCAGGAGGTGGCGGTTTCCATCGACGCGCATGGGGCGGACCGCTGGGACGGCGTGGTGGATTTTGTGGCCTGGAAGGCGGACGACGCCACCAAGACCTTTGAGGTGCGCGTGGTGGTGGACAACAAAGACGGCCGCATCCGGCCGGGCATGGCCTCCCGCGTGGCCTTTGTGCGTCGTGACATCCCCGACGCGCTCACCGCACCCCTGTTCGCCGTGGTGGATCGCGGCGGCGAGCGGCTGCTGTATGTGGCGCAGGACGGGGTGGCCCGGGCGCGGCAGATCGTCATCGGGCACATTGCGCAGGATCGCGTGCAGGTGCTGGAGGGGCTGGCCGCGGGGGATTGGCTCATCGTCACCGGGCACAAGGATGTGGAAGACGGCATGCCCGTGACGGTGCAGAACATGCCCCTGGCCGCCAGGGAAAACACCGCAACGCCGCAGGTGGTGGCCCAGTGA
- a CDS encoding YbgA family protein, with product MPETAPLTPAATPESPAATPLYVGVSTCLLGEPVRYDGGHKHDRYLTDVLGRFVRFVPVCPEVECGLGVPREAMRLVGDPAAPRLVTQKTNLDHTERMQAWAAGRVEELAGLDLCGFVFKSKSPSSGMERVKVYGENGHPVNKGVGLFARAFMERFPLLPVEEEGRLNDVHLRENFIERLFLYKRWQDTVQRQRTMASLMEFHTRHKLLLMSHSQEKLRALGKIVSDIGNADVEAAIAAYFPLMMDAVAQHATVKKQRNVLLHVMGYFKKHLDADEKQELLEVVDRYAAGLAPLIVPVTLLNHYVRKYRQPYLQAQWWLQPHPVELALRNHA from the coding sequence ATGCCAGAGACTGCGCCCCTCACGCCAGCCGCCACACCGGAATCCCCCGCCGCCACACCGTTGTACGTTGGGGTGAGCACCTGCCTGCTGGGCGAACCCGTCCGTTACGACGGCGGGCACAAGCATGATCGCTACCTGACAGACGTGCTCGGCCGGTTCGTCCGGTTCGTGCCCGTGTGCCCGGAGGTGGAATGCGGCCTCGGCGTGCCACGGGAGGCCATGCGGCTGGTGGGAGACCCCGCCGCCCCGCGACTGGTGACCCAGAAGACCAACCTCGACCACACCGAACGCATGCAGGCCTGGGCGGCCGGACGAGTGGAGGAGCTGGCCGGCCTGGACCTGTGCGGCTTCGTGTTCAAAAGCAAATCCCCCAGTTCCGGCATGGAGCGGGTGAAGGTCTACGGCGAGAACGGGCATCCCGTGAACAAGGGCGTGGGGCTGTTTGCCCGGGCCTTCATGGAGCGTTTTCCCCTCCTCCCGGTGGAGGAGGAAGGCCGCCTTAACGATGTGCACCTGCGGGAAAATTTCATCGAGCGTCTGTTCCTGTACAAGCGCTGGCAGGATACGGTGCAGCGCCAGCGCACCATGGCGTCTTTGATGGAGTTCCACACCCGCCACAAGCTGCTGCTCATGTCTCACAGTCAGGAAAAGCTCCGAGCCCTGGGCAAGATCGTCTCCGACATCGGCAACGCGGATGTGGAAGCAGCCATTGCGGCCTATTTTCCCCTGATGATGGATGCCGTCGCCCAGCATGCCACGGTCAAGAAACAGCGCAATGTGTTGCTGCACGTCATGGGCTACTTCAAAAAGCACCTGGACGCCGATGAGAAGCAGGAACTACTGGAAGTGGTGGATCGCTACGCCGCCGGGCTGGCCCCCCTCATCGTTCCGGTGACGCTGCTCAACCATTATGTCCGCAAATATCGTCAGCCGTACCTGCAGGCGCAGTGGTGGCTGCAGCCGCATCCCGTGGAGCTGGCCTTGCGCAATCATGCCTGA
- a CDS encoding efflux RND transporter permease subunit encodes MIIPNLALARPWAVLVSVLGITLFGIMSYATLPRESSPDITIPYVFVTTTYEGVAPEDMETLVTMPLERKLKGLKDVEEMKSTSEEGLSFISIKFLPSVDIDDALQKVRDKVDQAKQDLPKDLEDDPEVTEANFSDEPILQVALSGPFSLKRLKTLAEDLQDRIESVPGVLEAPIIGGLTREIHVELDLDRVGFYRLPVSSIISSVSQGNVNMPGGSLDIGEGKYQVRVPEEFSSPVEINSLVALVRDGKPVYLRDVAEIKDANKDPATISRFQGEPSVTIQVKKRAGENIIFITDAVKQIIEEMRPQLPPNLHIEAMADQSKEIRRMVADLENNIITSLILVLGVVLVGIGGRSAVFVSTAIPLSMLVTFAVLELLGVTLNMVVLFSLILALGMLVDNGIVMVENIYRYLQLGHSRFEAARLGASEVAWPVITSTLTTVAAFFPMVFWPGIMGEFMSFLPLTCIIALMASLFVALVVNPVLSAKYQTVPKGVAADGEVPPGWLQRRYRGLLDWALNHRGLVILGCIASLFGSIIAFGMFGKGVEFFPDTEPNRAFIEIKAPVGTNLAASDRLVHQAEEVARQYPDILYVISQIGSEGGDPFSSGGSGEHLSQITLEFKDLQDRSRPSSEIVAELRGILKETIKGAEVRVEKQEEGPPTGDPVTLELMSDDLAALDAMSQQLRKVLDATPGLVDVNDNVLRGKPELAVRVDKEKAALMGLDAYTIAYTIKTAFNGVKVGVYRESDEEYDIVAKLPKKDRTSVESVRRLTVAGPDGEPIPLTSVARVELTSGLGGVHRKNQKRVVTLTADVSGRLANDAIAELTQAFSSMTWPRGMTWRFAGEQEEQQKAQAFLTKAFAGAVLLILLVLLCQFNSLAAPLIILSSVALSLIGVFLGLLVTNMAFGVIMTGVGVVSLAGVVVNNAIVLIDYYYVQRSQGLAVREALLHTGMTRFRPVLLTAVTTMLGLLPMATGVSYDFLNLRWDVGGESTQWWGPMAVAVLFGLLVATFLTLVLVPVLLSVVESVGAWRMRRTQKRQGAAVVLS; translated from the coding sequence GTGATCATCCCCAATCTTGCCCTGGCCCGTCCGTGGGCGGTGCTGGTCAGCGTGCTGGGCATCACTTTGTTCGGGATCATGAGCTATGCCACGCTGCCGCGGGAAAGCTCGCCGGACATCACCATCCCGTATGTCTTCGTCACCACCACCTACGAGGGCGTGGCTCCCGAGGACATGGAAACCCTGGTGACCATGCCCCTTGAACGCAAGCTCAAGGGCCTGAAGGATGTGGAGGAGATGAAGTCCACCTCCGAGGAGGGGTTGTCCTTCATCTCCATCAAGTTCCTGCCCTCGGTGGATATCGACGACGCCTTGCAGAAGGTGCGGGACAAAGTGGACCAGGCCAAGCAGGATTTGCCCAAGGATCTGGAAGACGATCCCGAGGTGACCGAGGCCAACTTCTCCGATGAGCCCATTCTGCAGGTGGCGCTGTCCGGTCCCTTCTCCCTCAAGCGGTTGAAGACCCTGGCCGAGGATCTGCAGGACCGCATCGAGTCCGTGCCGGGCGTGCTGGAAGCGCCCATCATCGGCGGGCTGACGCGGGAGATTCACGTGGAGCTGGATCTGGACCGTGTGGGTTTCTACCGGCTGCCCGTGTCCTCCATCATCAGCTCCGTGTCCCAGGGCAACGTGAACATGCCCGGCGGGTCCCTGGATATCGGCGAGGGCAAGTATCAGGTGCGCGTGCCCGAGGAATTCAGCTCACCGGTGGAAATCAACTCCCTGGTGGCCCTGGTGCGCGACGGCAAGCCCGTGTACCTGCGCGACGTGGCCGAGATCAAGGACGCCAACAAGGATCCCGCCACCATCAGCCGGTTCCAGGGCGAACCCAGCGTGACCATTCAGGTGAAGAAGCGCGCGGGCGAGAACATCATTTTCATCACGGACGCCGTCAAGCAGATCATCGAGGAGATGCGGCCGCAGCTGCCGCCAAACCTGCATATCGAGGCCATGGCCGACCAGTCCAAGGAGATCCGGCGCATGGTGGCGGATCTGGAAAACAACATCATCACCAGCCTCATTCTGGTGCTGGGGGTGGTGCTGGTGGGCATCGGCGGCCGCAGTGCGGTGTTCGTCTCCACCGCCATTCCGCTGTCCATGCTGGTGACGTTTGCCGTGCTGGAGCTGCTGGGCGTGACGCTGAACATGGTGGTGCTGTTCTCCCTCATCCTGGCCCTGGGCATGCTGGTGGACAACGGCATCGTCATGGTGGAAAATATTTACCGCTACCTGCAGCTGGGGCACTCGCGGTTCGAGGCGGCCAGACTGGGGGCAAGCGAGGTGGCCTGGCCGGTTATCACGTCCACCCTGACCACGGTGGCGGCGTTTTTCCCCATGGTGTTCTGGCCGGGCATCATGGGCGAGTTCATGTCCTTTTTGCCGCTGACGTGCATCATCGCCCTCATGGCCTCCCTGTTCGTGGCGCTGGTGGTGAACCCGGTGCTGTCCGCCAAGTACCAGACGGTGCCCAAAGGGGTGGCTGCGGATGGCGAGGTGCCGCCCGGCTGGCTGCAACGCCGGTATCGCGGGCTGCTGGACTGGGCGCTGAATCACCGCGGGCTGGTGATTCTGGGCTGCATCGCCTCGCTGTTCGGGTCCATCATTGCGTTCGGCATGTTCGGCAAGGGGGTGGAATTCTTCCCGGATACGGAGCCGAACCGGGCCTTTATCGAGATCAAGGCCCCGGTGGGCACCAATCTTGCCGCCTCCGACCGGCTGGTGCACCAGGCCGAGGAGGTGGCGCGGCAGTATCCGGATATTCTGTACGTCATTTCGCAAATCGGCTCCGAAGGCGGCGATCCCTTCAGCTCCGGCGGCTCGGGCGAGCATCTCTCCCAGATCACCCTGGAATTCAAGGATTTGCAGGACCGTTCCCGGCCGTCCTCGGAAATCGTGGCCGAGCTGCGCGGCATCCTCAAGGAAACCATCAAGGGCGCAGAAGTGCGGGTGGAAAAGCAGGAGGAAGGCCCGCCCACCGGCGATCCCGTGACGCTGGAGCTCATGAGCGACGACCTGGCCGCCCTGGACGCCATGTCTCAGCAGTTGCGCAAGGTGCTGGATGCCACGCCCGGTCTGGTGGATGTGAACGACAACGTGCTGCGCGGCAAGCCTGAACTGGCCGTGCGGGTGGACAAGGAAAAGGCCGCCCTGATGGGGCTGGATGCCTACACCATCGCCTACACCATCAAGACAGCCTTCAATGGCGTGAAGGTGGGCGTGTACCGCGAAAGCGACGAGGAATACGACATCGTCGCCAAGCTGCCCAAAAAAGACCGCACCAGCGTGGAATCCGTGCGGCGGCTCACCGTGGCCGGCCCGGACGGCGAGCCCATCCCCCTCACCAGCGTGGCCCGGGTGGAACTGACCAGCGGCCTGGGCGGGGTGCATCGCAAGAATCAGAAACGCGTGGTGACGCTCACGGCGGATGTCTCCGGCCGTCTGGCCAACGACGCCATCGCCGAGCTTACGCAGGCTTTTTCCTCCATGACCTGGCCCCGCGGCATGACCTGGCGTTTTGCCGGCGAGCAGGAGGAACAGCAGAAAGCGCAGGCCTTCCTGACCAAGGCCTTTGCCGGGGCCGTGTTGCTCATCCTGCTGGTGCTGCTGTGCCAGTTCAACTCCCTGGCCGCGCCGCTCATCATCCTTTCCTCTGTGGCCTTGTCCCTCATCGGCGTCTTTTTGGGACTGCTGGTGACGAACATGGCCTTCGGCGTGATCATGACCGGCGTGGGGGTGGTGAGTTTGGCCGGGGTGGTGGTGAACAACGCCATTGTGCTCATCGATTATTACTACGTGCAGCGCAGCCAGGGCCTTGCCGTGCGTGAAGCCTTGCTGCACACGGGCATGACGCGATTTCGCCCGGTGCTGCTCACGGCCGTCACCACCATGCTGGGCCTGCTGCCCATGGCCACGGGCGTGAGTTACGACTTCTTGAATCTGCGCTGGGACGTCGGCGGGGAATCCACCCAGTGGTGGGGACCCATGGCCGTGGCGGTGCTGTTCGGTTTGCTGGTGGCCACCTTCCTCACGCTGGTGCTTGTGCCGGTCTTGCTTTCCGTTGTGGAAAGTGTAGGGGCATGGAGAATGCGCCGTACTCAGAAACGACAAGGAGCGGCCGTCGTGTTGTCATGA
- a CDS encoding NUDIX hydrolase → MSCDFIDKWLAWAREMQAMSQTGLAYSRSAYDTEKYARFMEIAAEITALAAALPAPQVLEGFRIQPGYATVKVDVRGAVVHEGRILLVRETQDGRWAMPGGWADVGELPSAMIKREILEESGYEAEPLRVIGVFDANRGGRPLEFFHAYKIVFLCELTGGAPRASAETSEVGFFAFNALPPLSEHRTNLLHLGEVQKHLHRPESPVYFD, encoded by the coding sequence ATGTCCTGTGATTTCATCGATAAATGGCTGGCCTGGGCCAGGGAGATGCAGGCCATGAGCCAGACCGGCCTGGCCTACAGCCGCAGCGCCTACGATACGGAAAAGTACGCGCGGTTCATGGAAATCGCTGCGGAAATCACCGCCCTGGCCGCTGCCTTGCCCGCGCCGCAGGTGCTGGAGGGCTTCCGCATCCAGCCCGGCTATGCCACGGTCAAGGTGGATGTGCGCGGGGCCGTGGTGCACGAGGGGCGCATCCTGCTGGTGCGGGAAACCCAGGACGGCCGCTGGGCCATGCCCGGCGGCTGGGCAGACGTGGGCGAGTTGCCATCGGCCATGATCAAGCGTGAAATTCTTGAAGAAAGTGGCTACGAGGCCGAACCCCTGCGCGTGATTGGTGTGTTCGACGCCAACCGCGGCGGCCGGCCCCTGGAATTCTTCCATGCCTACAAAATCGTGTTTTTGTGCGAGCTGACCGGCGGTGCCCCCCGCGCAAGCGCCGAGACGTCCGAGGTCGGCTTCTTTGCCTTCAACGCCTTGCCGCCGCTCTCGGAGCATCGCACCAATCTGCTGCATTTGGGCGAGGTGCAGAAGCATCTGCACCGGCCAGAGAGCCCCGTGTACTTCGACTGA
- a CDS encoding DUF4279 domain-containing protein, which yields MSTATCTAQLVIAGRFDPHEFTRLSGMKPTGVRRRGDFIKGTIEQHDQDQWIVATPPRRGGRCEDVLYDLFSLASPHAQNLHFLAQLHGLQSTIRLAVTVEKGASLPVLELSPESLRRMEVLGATLAIHMQPAAD from the coding sequence ATGTCCACCGCCACCTGCACGGCGCAGCTGGTGATTGCCGGCCGCTTTGATCCCCACGAATTCACCAGACTTTCGGGGATGAAGCCCACGGGCGTGCGCCGACGCGGGGACTTCATCAAGGGCACCATCGAACAGCATGATCAGGATCAATGGATCGTCGCCACGCCCCCGCGGCGGGGCGGACGCTGCGAAGACGTGCTCTACGATCTGTTCTCCCTCGCCTCCCCACACGCCCAGAATCTGCACTTTCTGGCCCAGCTCCATGGCTTGCAAAGCACCATCCGTCTGGCCGTGACGGTGGAGAAGGGCGCCTCCCTGCCGGTGCTGGAGCTTTCGCCGGAAAGTCTGCGCCGCATGGAGGTGCTGGGCGCCACCCTGGCCATCCACATGCAGCCGGCTGCCGATTGA
- a CDS encoding HAD family hydrolase, with translation MDKKSVAAALFDVDGVLVDSKAAYLGFYNDVLAHVGLPPMTAAEEVQIFSFTFEDGFNHLIPPPLRPRGRQYIDATRFEDYLPRIRPMPGALDTLARLRAQGLKLGVCTNGARREVDVVFGTYGIAEQVHAVVTCNEAPRPKPHPDGLLLLLEMLDVPREAAVYIGDSPVDEQAARAAGLEFWSFRSPALQAARLLQHHGEVLEALLP, from the coding sequence ATGGACAAAAAGTCTGTTGCCGCCGCGTTGTTCGACGTGGACGGCGTGCTGGTGGACTCCAAGGCCGCCTACCTTGGGTTTTACAACGATGTGCTGGCCCATGTGGGGCTGCCGCCCATGACCGCGGCCGAGGAAGTGCAGATCTTTTCCTTCACCTTCGAGGACGGCTTCAACCACCTCATCCCCCCGCCCCTGCGTCCTCGCGGCCGGCAGTACATCGATGCCACCCGCTTCGAGGACTATCTGCCCCGCATCCGCCCCATGCCCGGCGCCCTGGACACCCTGGCCCGGCTCAGGGCCCAGGGCCTCAAGCTCGGCGTATGCACCAACGGCGCGCGGCGGGAAGTGGATGTGGTCTTCGGGACATACGGCATTGCCGAGCAGGTGCACGCCGTCGTCACCTGCAACGAAGCCCCCCGTCCCAAGCCGCATCCGGATGGGCTGTTGCTGCTGCTGGAGATGCTGGACGTGCCCCGCGAGGCGGCCGTGTATATCGGCGACAGTCCCGTGGACGAGCAGGCCGCCCGGGCCGCAGGGCTGGAGTTCTGGTCCTTCCGCAGTCCGGCCTTGCAGGCCGCGCGCCTGCTGCAGCACCACGGCGAGGTGCTGGAGGCGCTTCTGCCGTAA
- a CDS encoding PilZ domain-containing protein — translation MSRPAAFHAPLVVEPYPASEEEVDFHERRGFHRVALAPDQIYPLVLVREDGQCLQAVLMDISIGGARVRLRTPSPQLEEGEMLLLEHCAMDPFCGRMEGMHAQLVWRHGNQAGLLFETLLE, via the coding sequence ATGTCCAGACCCGCCGCGTTTCATGCGCCGCTCGTTGTGGAGCCATACCCTGCGTCCGAAGAAGAGGTCGACTTTCATGAGCGCCGGGGCTTCCATCGCGTGGCCTTGGCGCCGGATCAAATCTATCCTCTGGTGCTGGTGCGCGAGGACGGGCAATGCCTCCAGGCTGTGCTGATGGACATCTCCATCGGCGGCGCGCGGGTCAGGCTCCGCACGCCGTCCCCCCAGCTGGAAGAAGGCGAAATGCTGCTGCTGGAGCATTGCGCCATGGACCCCTTTTGCGGCAGGATGGAGGGAATGCATGCCCAGCTGGTCTGGAGACACGGAAACCAGGCCGGCTTGTTGTTTGAAACCCTCTTGGAATGA
- a CDS encoding ABC transporter permease subunit → MRSWLLLGLVALLFAGPAVVLLGYAVGPGWRYPDLIPDVLDSRSLAFIWSQRLLLGGLLLASAGYSLATAGLCFLLCLAPAALLARQQFRGKALVEGLLLAPALAPAMTFSMGAQTLFIHAGLDDSTAGVVLILTTFSYPYMLRALVAGYETMGTNYGLCAAILGAGPLQRFIRVELPLLLPAAAAGGTVVFLVAFSEYFLVLLIGGGVTPSYTAHLFPYLASSDRSLAAALTLLFLVVPLGMMGLVELVAVRGCRRKGLW, encoded by the coding sequence GTGAGGTCCTGGCTGCTGCTGGGGCTGGTGGCGCTGCTGTTCGCAGGGCCGGCCGTGGTGCTGCTGGGCTATGCCGTGGGGCCCGGCTGGCGGTATCCTGATCTGATTCCCGACGTGCTGGACAGCCGCAGCCTTGCGTTCATCTGGTCCCAACGCCTGCTACTGGGCGGCCTGCTGCTGGCCTCAGCCGGATACTCCCTGGCCACGGCCGGGCTGTGCTTTCTGCTCTGTCTGGCTCCGGCCGCCCTGCTGGCCCGGCAGCAGTTCCGGGGCAAGGCCCTGGTGGAAGGCCTGCTGCTGGCTCCGGCCCTGGCCCCGGCCATGACCTTTTCCATGGGCGCGCAGACCTTGTTCATCCACGCCGGGCTGGACGACAGCACCGCCGGCGTGGTGCTCATCCTGACCACCTTCAGCTATCCCTATATGTTGCGCGCCCTGGTGGCCGGCTACGAAACCATGGGCACGAACTACGGCCTGTGCGCCGCCATCCTGGGCGCAGGCCCGTTGCAGCGGTTTATCCGGGTGGAACTGCCCCTGCTGCTGCCCGCAGCTGCAGCCGGGGGCACGGTGGTGTTTCTGGTGGCGTTTTCCGAATACTTCCTGGTGCTGCTCATCGGCGGCGGAGTGACGCCTTCGTACACGGCACACCTGTTCCCGTATCTGGCGTCCTCGGATCGCAGCCTGGCCGCCGCACTGACCTTGCTGTTCCTCGTCGTCCCCCTGGGCATGATGGGCCTGGTGGAGCTGGTGGCCGTCCGCGGCTGCCGGCGCAAGGGACTTTGGTGA